One genomic window of Salvia miltiorrhiza cultivar Shanhuang (shh) chromosome 4, IMPLAD_Smil_shh, whole genome shotgun sequence includes the following:
- the LOC131023513 gene encoding protein FAR1-RELATED SEQUENCE 9-like codes for MEFEDTWREMIETYELENHSWFSGIYRLRSRWATIFTRGIFTAGLLATLQSESMNRVLKDVCRASLSLFEFVKEYKAIQSRWRVKEREEDTHCIFLPGQFVEGNELAKQVAIVYTRTVYKIFEGEMTHSFNVILNEVLEEVGSKLLYSDASAVSESCVRNITFDLINNHACCTYAKLRTSFPANEAMDGDIMEYMLFVNQCMRQVYDIATSTKDWMLLEH; via the exons ATGGAGTTTGAGGATACGTGGAGGGAGATGATTGAAACGTATGAGTTAGAGAATCACAGCTGGTTTTCAGGTATTTATAGGCTTCGTAGTAGGTGGGCGACTATTTTCACAAGAGGCATTTTCACAGCAGGACTATTGGCAACATTACAGAGTGAGTCTATGAATAGGGTTTTGAAAGACGTATGTCGCGCCAGTTTGTCTTTATTTGAGTTTGTCAAAGAGTACAAAGCTATTCAATCCAGGTGGCGAGTTAAAGAACGGGAGGAAGACACGCATTGTATATTTCTACCTGGCCAATTTGTTGAAGGCAACGAGTTAGCGAAACAGGTCGCTATTGTGTACACACGAACTGTATACAAAATATTCGAGGGCGAAATGACGCATTCTTTCAATGTTATTCTGAATGAAGTTCTTGAGGAAGTTGGGTCGAAGTTGTTGTATTCTGATGCTTCAGCTGTTTCTGAGTCGTGTGTAAGGAATATTACATTTGATCTGATAAATAACCATGCTTGCTGCACTTATG CAAAGCTACGAACATCTTTCCCGGCTAATGAAGCAATGGATGGTGATATAATGGAGTACATGCTCTTTGTCAACCAATGTATGCGTCAGGTGTATGATATAGCTACATCCACTAAGGATTGGATGCTGCTCGAGCATTGA
- the LOC131023770 gene encoding uncharacterized protein LOC131023770, producing the protein MIMCSSTTRPSFTLFTISAPCPPPPPPPLLLFKPPTAFPTLLHRAKTLTSIKSIDVSKEDKQDQDQDLPAPPEDEEPETNLGARRLEEKFAVVNTGIYECRSCGYKYNEAAGDPSYPVPPGLPFDKLPDDWRCPTCGASQSFFESKRMEIAGFEQNQQFGLGGNALTSGQKLLLIYGGLLLGFALFLSGYFLQ; encoded by the coding sequence atgataatgTGTTCCTCTACCACCAGACCTTCCTTCACACTCTTCACCATCTCCGCCCCTtgtccgccgccgccgccgccgccgctgctgctcttcAAACCCCCCACCGCATTCCCCACGCTCCTCCACCGCGCCAAAACCCTCACCTCCATAAAATCCATCGACGTCTCCAAAGAAGATAAGCAAGACCAAGACCAAGACCTGCCGGCTCCGCCGGAGGATGAGGAGCCGGAGACGAATCTCGGCGCGCGGCGATTGGAGGAGAAGTTCGCCGTCGTGAACACTGGAATCTACGAATGCAGATCCTGCGGGTATAAATACAACGAGGCCGCCGGAGACCCGTCGTACCCGGTTCCGCCGGGGCTGCCCTTCGACAAGCTTCCCGACGATTGGAGGTGCCCCACCTGCGGCGCGTCGCAGAGCTTCTTCGAGAGTAAGAGAATGGAGATTGCGGGCTTCGAGCAGAATCAGCAGTTCGGATTGGGCGGCAACGCGCTGACGTCTGGTCAGAAACTTCTGCTCATCTATGGTGGTTTGCTTCTAGGGTTTGCTCTTTTCTTGTCTGGATATTTTCTGCAATGA
- the LOC131023769 gene encoding subtilisin-like serine-protease S, translating into MGSIRNAQKLFLFLHLCLCVFLAVIGPSFSSKLYVVYMGSRGGDGPDKILRQNHQILHDLHRGSVEEAKASHVYSYRHAFRGFAARLTEEQASQVAEMPGVVSVFPNTRRNLHTTHSWDFMGLLGEETMEIPGYSTKNQVNVIIGFIDTGIWPESPSFSDAGMPPVPAGWKGRCQPGEGFNSSTCNRKVIGARYYLNGYQAEEEQEKIVSYRSARDSVGHGSHTASTAAGRFVDNMNYSGLAAGGARGGAPMARVAVYKTCWRSACYDVDLLAAFDDAIRDGVNIISLSLGGDSPQGDYFSDAISIGAFHAVSRGVVVVASAGNEGSSGSATNLAPWIITVAASSTDRDFTSDIILGNGAHFAGESLSISKMNSPARIISAAEAYGGYFTPYQSSFCLESSLNITKAKGKVLVCHHAGSSTESKLAKGTVVKEAGGVGMILIDEADRDVAIPFAIPAAIVGNRVGYKILSYIKNSRKPTSKILSAKTVLGFQSAPQVAPFSSKGPNALTPEILKPDVLAPGLNILAAWSPATANMNFNILSGTSMACPHVTGIVALIKSVHPSWSPSAIKSAIMTTATTWNKHRKPIRAGPDGRKANPFDLGSGFVRPKQVLDPGLVYDATPSDYKAFLCSIGYSNRKLQLITRDNSTCSSKASSSALNYPSITVPDLKSSFSVSRTVTNVGRPRSVYKAVVYPPTGVNVTVVPKRLVFYRYGQKMRFTVKFEATAPTKGYVFGSLSWRNRRSWVTTPLVVRVDHST; encoded by the exons ATGGGTTCCATCAGAAATGCTCAGAAGTTGTTTCTTTTTCTGCATCTTTGTCTCTGTGTGTTTCTTGCAGTGATTGGCCCATCATTTTCCTCCAAG TTGTATGTGGTGTATATGGGCAGCAGAGGTGGCGATGGCCCAGATAAGATTTTGAGGCAGAACCACCAAATTCTTCATGATCTTCATAGGGGAAG TGTGGAAGAGGCCAAGGCTTCTCATGTGTATAGTTATAGACATGCTTTCAGAGGCTTTGCAGCTAGGTTGACTGAAGAGCAAGCTTCTCAAGTTGCAG AAATGCCGGGAGTTGTGTCGGTTTTCCCCAATACTAGGAGGAATCTCCACACCACTCATTCTTGGGATTTCATGGGCCTCCTTGGTGAAGAAACTATGGAGATTCCTGGATATTCCACCAAGAACCAAGTTAATGTCATCATTGGTTTCATTGATACAG GTATTTGGCCGGAGTCCCCGAGTTTTAGTGATGCGGGCATGCCCCCTGTGCCGGCTGGATGGAAGGGACGTTGCCAACCGGGGGAAGGATTCAACTCTTCCACGTGCAATAG GAAAGTGATTGGTGCAAGATACTACCTGAATGGCTATCAAGCTGAAGAAGAGCAGGAGAAGATAGTATCGTATAGATCTGCAAGGGACAGCGTTGGACACGGGAGTCACACTGCATCAACTGCTGCAGGTCGTTTTGTTGATAACATGAACTACAGCGGGTTGGCAGCGGGTGGTGCCAGAGGGGGAGCTCCGATGGCTAGGGTTGCTGTATACAAGACCTGTTGGAGGTCTGCTTGCTACGACGTCGACTTGTTGGCAGCATTTGATGATGCCATTAGGGATGGGGTGAATATCATATCCCTGTCTTTGGGTGGTGATTCACCACAGGGGGATTATTTCAGTGATGCCATTTCCATCGGGGCCTTCCACGCTGTTAGCCGCGGAGTGGTGGTAGTTGCTTCAGCTGGAAACGAAGGGAGTTCGGGGTCTGCAACAAATCTTGCTCCTTGGATCATCACTGTGGCAGCTAGCTCAACAGACAGAGACTTCACATCTGACATCATTCTTGGAAACGGAGCTCATTTTGCG GGTGAGAGTCTGAGTATATCAAAGATGAACTCCCCGGCTAGGATCATATCCGCTGCTGAAGCTTACGGAGGATACTTCACTCCTTACCAATCCAG TTTTTGTTTGGAGAGTTCCTTGAATATCACAAAGGCGAAAGGTAAAGTTCTGGTTTGCCATCATGCTGGGAGCTCGACAGAGTCGAAGCTTGCAAAAGGTACTGTAGTGAAAGAAGCCGGTGGAGTCGGAATGATCCTCATTGATGAAGCTGATAGAGATGTCGCCATTCCTTTCGCAATCCCAGCAGCCATTGTTGGAAATAGAGTTGGATATAAGATCTTATCTTACATAAAAAACTCAag AAAACCTACATCAAAAATTCTGTCTGCCAAGACTGTTCTAGGATTTCAATCTGCACCTCAAGTTGCTCCATTTTCTTCGAAGGGCCCAAATGCATTGACTCCGGAAATCCTTAAG CCCGATGTTCTAGCACCGGGACTCAATATCCTGGCTGCCTGGTCTCCAGCAACCGCGAATATGAACTTCAACATACTCTCGGGAACTTCCATGGCTTGTCCTCACGTAACAGGAATCGTAGCCTTGATAAAGTCCGTGCACCCGTCTTGGTCCCCGTCTGCCATCAAGTCTGCTATCATGACAACTG CTACGACATGGAACAAGCACCGGAAACCCATTAGGGCAGGCCCTGATGGTCGGAAGGCGAATCCATTCGACCTGGGCTCAGGCTTCGTGAGGCCAAAGCAAGTTCTTGATCCTGGTCTGGTATACGATGCAACACCCTCTGACTACAAAGCTTTTCTCTGCTCGATTGGCTACAGCAACAGGAAACTGCAGCTGATCACAAGAGACAACAGCACTTGTAGTAGCAAAGCATCGTCATCCGCCCTCAACTATCCATCCATCACGGTCCCAGATTTGAAAAGCTCGTTTTCAGTGTCCCGAACAGTGACGAATGTTGGGAGGCCGCGGAGCGTCTACAAAGCAGTGGTGTATCCTCCAACCGGCGTCAATGTCACCGTGGTACCTAAAAGGCTGGTGTTTTACAGGTACGGCCAGAAGATGAGATTCACCGTGAAATTTGAGGCGACTGCCCCGACCAAAGGCTATGTGTTTGGGTCGTTGTCGTGGAGGAACAGGAGATCATGGGTGACCACGCCGTTGGTTGTCCGTGTCGATCATTCGACGTAG